In Ruminococcaceae bacterium BL-6, a genomic segment contains:
- a CDS encoding Type II secretion system F family protein yields the protein MGGQKGAPLSSRELSLFCSQISWLLKAAIPLEEGIAAVYENTQDTREKKLLQDILSSLSQTGSFSLSLKKSGAFPEYLVNMMEIGEKAGKLDDVSSSLSVYYEREDDLKNQIRGAVIYPLVLILMIAAVIAVLIVKVLPVFRQVLETLGGDIPAVSVAAVQFGLAVGQGAFVLILALALLVAAGALAAKTRRGAEIFRTLLGKFPPARRAFSSIDAARFSSVLSMLLSSGYEIGQALELLPGILSSPQGSGKVREISRKVSEGRPFSQALQQSGLFSGIYSSMIGVGEKTGNLDAVMNRIAAHYNEEAQNMLSGMTVMIEPVMVGLLSVIIGIILLSIMLPMMGIMSNIG from the coding sequence ATGGGAGGACAAAAAGGGGCTCCCTTGTCCTCCAGGGAGCTGTCCCTGTTCTGTTCGCAGATATCCTGGCTTCTGAAAGCGGCAATTCCCCTGGAAGAGGGAATTGCCGCCGTTTATGAAAACACGCAGGACACCCGCGAAAAGAAGCTGCTTCAGGATATTCTGAGCAGCCTTTCCCAAACCGGTTCGTTTTCCCTTTCCCTGAAAAAGAGCGGGGCTTTTCCGGAGTATCTCGTGAACATGATGGAGATCGGGGAGAAAGCCGGAAAGCTGGACGACGTCTCCTCTTCCCTTTCCGTCTATTACGAGCGTGAGGACGACCTGAAAAACCAGATCAGGGGCGCGGTGATCTATCCGCTCGTGCTGATTCTGATGATCGCGGCGGTCATCGCCGTGCTGATCGTAAAGGTGCTTCCCGTTTTCCGCCAGGTGCTCGAAACCCTGGGCGGCGACATTCCCGCGGTCTCCGTCGCGGCGGTTCAGTTCGGCCTTGCGGTGGGGCAGGGGGCTTTTGTGCTGATCCTCGCTCTGGCGCTTCTGGTCGCCGCGGGCGCTCTGGCGGCAAAGACCCGAAGGGGCGCGGAAATTTTCCGCACCCTGCTCGGGAAATTTCCTCCCGCCCGCAGGGCCTTTTCCAGCATCGATGCCGCGCGCTTCTCCTCCGTCCTTTCCATGCTGCTTTCCAGCGGATATGAGATCGGACAGGCGCTGGAGCTGCTGCCCGGGATTCTGAGCAGCCCGCAGGGCAGCGGCAAAGTGCGGGAAATTTCCCGCAAGGTTTCGGAGGGGCGGCCCTTTTCACAGGCGCTTCAGCAGTCGGGCCTGTTTTCCGGCATCTATTCCAGCATGATCGGCGTCGGAGAAAAGACCGGGAACCTTGACGCCGTGATGAACCGCATCGCCGCTCATTACAATGAGGAAGCGCAGAATATGCTTTCGGGCATGACCGTTATGATCGAGCCCGTGATGGTCGGCCTCCTCTCGGTCATCATCGGCATCATCCTTCTGTCGATCATGCTTCCGATGATGGGGATCATGTCCAATATCGGCTGA
- a CDS encoding conserved protein of unknown function (Evidence 4 : Unknown function but conserved in other organisms) — protein sequence MFIEVLFLTNGKRLYPGVGVSSILMIFLVLCLTSFGVLSLFSARSDWNLTRKNRESVLNYYAADAKVQQVLRQIDAKLREPGARANPADVFDGLSVEGTKLSVGRTKEIGFSIPVGDSQRLEVSVLPEASGQSYRITRYRLAASGEWNGDDRHLEVWQG from the coding sequence TTGTTCATCGAGGTGCTTTTCTTGACAAACGGAAAACGTCTGTACCCCGGCGTCGGGGTTTCCTCCATATTGATGATCTTTCTTGTGCTGTGCCTGACTTCATTCGGTGTACTTTCGCTTTTCTCCGCGCGGTCGGACTGGAACCTGACCCGGAAAAACCGGGAAAGCGTGCTGAACTATTATGCGGCGGATGCAAAGGTGCAGCAGGTCCTTCGGCAGATCGACGCAAAACTGCGCGAGCCCGGTGCCCGCGCGAATCCGGCGGACGTCTTCGACGGGCTTTCCGTCGAGGGCACGAAGCTTTCCGTGGGCCGGACGAAGGAGATCGGCTTTTCGATCCCCGTAGGTGATTCCCAGCGGCTGGAAGTGTCCGTCCTGCCCGAAGCCTCCGGGCAAAGCTACCGGATCACGCGATACCGCCTTGCCGCATCCGGGGAATGGAACGGCGACGACCGCCATCTGGAGGTATGGCAGGGATGA
- a CDS encoding protein of unknown function (Evidence 5 : Unknown function), giving the protein MRKRKKKGEGPVPSYSARAGEVKGKEADPEDGKIRVTVM; this is encoded by the coding sequence TTGAGGAAACGGAAGAAAAAAGGCGAGGGCCCTGTTCCATCCTATTCGGCCCGGGCCGGGGAAGTGAAGGGAAAGGAAGCAGATCCGGAAGATGGAAAAATCCGTGTGACCGTCATGTGA
- a CDS encoding Transcriptional regulator, producing MMDALYSGDTVNVTMLGKFTIQKGKHTLSQSSGRTKQVWLLIEYLVAHRHLETSVEKLIEVLWDDDDSCSDPLNALKNLVYRARALLKKSLHDTKTPFIVYSHGSYLWNPDLPCVVDVEEMERLAKEASASGITKEQKISLLKQAVSYYHGDFLPNSSYANWVVSRTAYLSSLYISCVLKLCALYEENQDYEEIITVCEAAIVCVPFEESIHKILTYAYISTGQNSKALKHYNYVTDLFYRELGVDISGSLRELYKQITNSINQVEMDLSIIKQDLKEACAGNSAYFCDYEIFKNLYRIQARSLIRTGQSIFIALLSLLDSNGSILKDSSAVPAVNLFKEDILLSLRKGDTVAAYSSTQFIVMLPLINYENAERVMHRIIRRFEKDYKKNDTKIIYKLGPVDSIES from the coding sequence ATGATGGATGCATTGTATTCCGGCGATACCGTCAACGTGACCATGCTGGGAAAATTCACAATTCAAAAGGGAAAGCACACCTTGAGCCAGTCCAGCGGAAGGACAAAGCAGGTTTGGCTTCTGATCGAATACCTGGTGGCGCACCGGCACCTGGAAACCTCTGTGGAAAAGCTGATCGAGGTGCTTTGGGATGACGACGATTCGTGCAGCGACCCGCTGAACGCGCTGAAAAACCTGGTTTACCGCGCGCGGGCCCTGCTGAAAAAAAGCCTGCACGACACAAAGACCCCGTTTATCGTCTATTCCCACGGCTCTTATCTGTGGAATCCCGACCTGCCCTGCGTGGTGGATGTGGAGGAGATGGAGCGCCTTGCGAAAGAGGCTTCCGCTTCCGGCATCACGAAAGAGCAGAAAATCAGCCTTCTGAAACAGGCCGTCTCCTATTATCACGGCGATTTCCTCCCGAATTCCAGCTATGCCAACTGGGTGGTCAGCCGCACGGCGTACCTTTCCTCCCTTTATATCAGCTGCGTGTTGAAGCTCTGTGCCCTTTACGAGGAAAATCAGGACTATGAAGAGATCATCACGGTGTGCGAGGCGGCCATCGTCTGCGTGCCGTTCGAGGAGTCGATCCACAAGATTTTGACCTACGCCTATATCAGCACCGGGCAGAACAGCAAGGCGCTGAAGCATTACAACTATGTGACGGACCTGTTCTACCGCGAGCTGGGGGTGGACATTTCCGGCAGCCTGCGCGAGCTGTACAAGCAGATCACGAACAGCATCAATCAGGTGGAGATGGACCTTTCCATCATCAAGCAGGACCTGAAAGAGGCCTGCGCCGGGAACAGCGCGTATTTCTGCGATTACGAGATCTTCAAGAACCTTTACAGGATTCAGGCCAGGTCGCTGATCCGCACCGGCCAGTCCATCTTCATCGCGCTGCTCTCCCTGCTGGACAGCAACGGCAGCATCCTGAAGGATTCGTCCGCCGTTCCGGCGGTGAACCTGTTCAAGGAGGACATCCTGCTGAGCCTGCGCAAGGGCGACACCGTGGCGGCTTACAGCTCCACCCAGTTCATCGTCATGCTTCCGCTGATCAACTACGAAAACGCCGAGCGGGTCATGCACCGCATCATCCGCCGGTTTGAAAAAGATTATAAAAAGAACGACACGAAAATCATTTATAAACTGGGTCCGGTGGATTCCATAGAATCGTAG
- the pilT gene encoding Twitching mobility protein: protein MEIEEILEKAVASGTSDVFIIAGCPVSFRINDEIRPADSVKLMPDDTKKIIRQIYQFANGRDIEPLLQSGDDDFSFSVANLGRFRCNAYRQRSSLAAVLRVLSFELPDPAALHIPDTVIDLAQKEKGLVLITGSAGSGKSTTLSCIIDRINSTRSCHIITIEDPIEFLHRHKKSIVTQREIASDTKGYVPALRAALRQSPDIILIGEMRDYETISTAMTAAETGQLILSTLHTIGAANTIDRIIDVFPQNQQHQIRVQLSTVLQAVVSQQLVPSLDGSLVPAFEIMLVNSAIRNMIRESKVHQINNTIFANAASGMVTMDSDLLRLYRQKVISRETAFTYCTDLDLMTRKL from the coding sequence ATGGAGATCGAAGAAATCCTTGAAAAAGCCGTGGCGTCCGGCACCTCGGATGTCTTTATCATCGCGGGGTGCCCGGTCTCCTTCCGGATCAACGACGAGATCCGGCCCGCGGACAGCGTGAAGCTGATGCCGGACGACACCAAAAAGATCATCCGGCAGATCTATCAGTTTGCAAACGGCCGGGACATCGAGCCGCTGCTGCAGAGCGGCGACGACGATTTCTCCTTTTCCGTCGCCAACCTTGGGCGCTTCCGCTGCAACGCCTATCGGCAGCGCAGTTCCCTTGCGGCGGTGCTCCGCGTGCTGTCGTTCGAGCTTCCTGACCCGGCCGCGCTCCATATCCCCGACACCGTCATCGATCTTGCCCAAAAGGAAAAGGGCCTGGTGCTGATCACCGGCTCCGCCGGAAGCGGGAAATCCACCACCCTCTCCTGCATCATCGACAGGATCAACAGCACCAGGAGCTGCCACATCATCACCATCGAAGACCCGATCGAATTCCTGCACCGGCACAAAAAGAGCATCGTGACCCAGCGGGAGATCGCGAGCGACACCAAGGGCTATGTTCCGGCGCTCCGCGCGGCCCTGCGGCAGTCCCCCGACATCATCCTGATCGGCGAGATGCGCGACTACGAAACGATTTCCACCGCGATGACCGCCGCTGAAACGGGACAGCTGATCCTTTCCACCCTGCACACGATCGGGGCGGCCAACACGATCGACCGCATCATAGACGTTTTCCCGCAGAACCAGCAGCACCAGATCCGCGTGCAGCTCTCTACGGTGCTTCAGGCGGTCGTCTCCCAGCAGCTCGTCCCCTCTTTGGACGGCAGCCTGGTGCCCGCCTTCGAGATCATGCTGGTGAACAGCGCCATCCGCAACATGATCCGCGAATCGAAGGTGCACCAGATCAACAACACCATCTTCGCCAACGCCGCATCCGGAATGGTCACGATGGACAGCGACCTTCTGCGCCTTTACCGGCAGAAGGTCATTTCGCGGGAGACCGCGTTCACTTACTGCACCGACCTGGACCTGATGACGCGAAAGCTGTGA
- a CDS encoding conserved protein of unknown function (Evidence 4 : Unknown function but conserved in other organisms), producing the protein MKHSRIPALMVFLLAICLLWSGFSGLSRNSRRKSRDLTLKAIDRAVVNCYAIEGRYPPDFAYLEKNYGVRVDRSKYLVDYQVFASNVKPAVQLLERGGDQKEEQP; encoded by the coding sequence ATGAAGCATTCCCGCATTCCGGCGCTGATGGTTTTTCTGCTGGCGATCTGCCTGCTCTGGTCCGGCTTTTCCGGCCTTTCGCGGAACAGCCGCCGGAAAAGCCGCGACCTGACCTTAAAAGCCATCGACCGCGCCGTCGTCAACTGCTACGCGATTGAGGGCAGATATCCGCCGGACTTTGCCTATCTGGAAAAAAATTACGGCGTGCGGGTGGACCGCAGCAAATACCTGGTGGATTATCAGGTGTTCGCCTCCAACGTAAAACCGGCGGTCCAGCTTCTGGAACGGGGCGGCGATCAGAAGGAGGAACAGCCTTGA
- a CDS encoding conserved protein of unknown function (Evidence 4 : Unknown function but conserved in other organisms): MTIEATGVSAPVGMITAECEKNTIQIFSYENRQLAGYLYNRFLNRGAYFSSELQIIWLMENLLDTLAFPQADVKYRSFSRSGRSTQKVEGSSMKDMITKEIDQPDDRQEKATFVVQVQFRRNATWQGTLQWVDKNQTRKFRSTLELLMLINDAMENGRDSGPSWADGE, translated from the coding sequence ATGACAATCGAAGCAACCGGTGTTTCTGCTCCTGTCGGTATGATTACGGCGGAATGTGAAAAAAATACGATCCAGATCTTTTCATACGAGAACAGGCAGCTGGCCGGTTATCTTTACAACCGCTTTTTAAACCGTGGTGCCTATTTTTCCAGCGAACTTCAAATCATATGGCTGATGGAAAACCTGCTGGATACGCTCGCTTTTCCCCAGGCGGATGTCAAATACCGCAGTTTTTCCAGAAGCGGAAGATCCACTCAGAAAGTAGAGGGAAGCAGTATGAAGGATATGATAACGAAAGAAATCGATCAGCCGGATGACCGGCAGGAAAAGGCCACGTTCGTGGTTCAGGTCCAGTTTCGCCGGAACGCGACCTGGCAGGGAACCTTACAGTGGGTGGATAAAAACCAGACCAGAAAATTCCGCAGCACGCTGGAACTGCTGATGCTGATCAACGACGCCATGGAGAACGGGCGCGACAGCGGCCCTTCGTGGGCCGACGGGGAATAA
- a CDS encoding Transglutaminase, with amino-acid sequence MKLCRKPAALLGAALALCLLSACGPKTAPAQARTFFAQPQASSAPSAPGDSSSADPNRLSDEDAPPDREKEVLEQLETPPVSLSAGSGTAASAPGVDGGAYTGPIQIKTVSAPGKNAYKKGGSVIDASNAANGYVMVRQSGTEKRLKAQVKKDGMTYNYDLNHDGNYEAFPLQMGDGSYTVRIMENVSGSSYRELFSASFPVKLSSSLAPFLYPNQYVNYTASSAAVKKSYDLCSGSKTDVDKLKAVYNFLIKNIKYDYDKAAAVKSGYLPNVDSILASKKGICFDYSALMAAMLRAQNVPAKLVVGSADAVAATHSWNEVYLQGKGWITIKIQNTSAGWKLMDATFGASNSTAKSYTAARVY; translated from the coding sequence ATGAAACTTTGTCGGAAACCGGCCGCGCTGCTGGGCGCGGCTCTCGCGCTCTGTCTGCTGTCCGCCTGCGGGCCGAAAACGGCCCCGGCGCAGGCACGGACTTTCTTCGCTCAGCCGCAGGCTTCTTCCGCTCCTTCCGCCCCGGGGGATTCCTCTTCCGCGGACCCGAACCGCCTTTCGGATGAGGACGCCCCGCCCGACCGGGAAAAAGAGGTGCTGGAGCAGCTCGAGACGCCGCCCGTTTCCCTCTCCGCGGGCAGCGGGACGGCCGCTTCCGCCCCCGGCGTCGATGGCGGCGCCTATACCGGGCCGATCCAGATCAAAACCGTTTCGGCGCCCGGAAAAAACGCCTACAAAAAAGGCGGCTCCGTCATCGACGCGAGCAACGCCGCGAACGGATACGTCATGGTGCGCCAGAGCGGCACCGAAAAGCGCCTGAAGGCACAGGTCAAAAAGGACGGCATGACCTACAACTACGACCTGAACCACGACGGGAATTACGAGGCGTTCCCGCTTCAGATGGGGGATGGCTCCTACACGGTCCGGATCATGGAAAACGTGTCCGGCTCCTCTTACCGCGAGCTTTTCAGCGCGTCCTTCCCCGTGAAGCTTTCGAGCAGCCTCGCCCCGTTCCTGTATCCGAACCAGTATGTGAATTACACGGCTTCCTCGGCGGCCGTGAAAAAATCGTACGACCTGTGCTCCGGCTCCAAAACGGATGTGGATAAGCTCAAGGCGGTCTATAATTTTCTGATCAAAAACATCAAATACGACTACGATAAGGCGGCCGCCGTAAAAAGCGGCTATCTGCCGAATGTGGATTCCATCCTCGCCTCCAAAAAGGGCATCTGCTTCGATTACTCCGCGCTGATGGCGGCCATGCTCCGCGCCCAGAACGTGCCGGCCAAGCTCGTCGTCGGTTCCGCCGACGCCGTGGCGGCGACGCATTCGTGGAACGAGGTTTACCTGCAGGGCAAGGGCTGGATCACGATCAAAATTCAGAATACGTCGGCCGGCTGGAAGCTGATGGACGCAACGTTCGGCGCTTCCAACAGCACGGCGAAGTCCTATACGGCGGCCCGTGTCTACTGA
- a CDS encoding conserved protein of unknown function (Evidence 4 : Unknown function but conserved in other organisms), translated as MNGTRTRSVQTLCILLIFTLFAAASLLLVLIGANVSRGVSARMDENDSIRTSLSYVANKVRTGDETGEIAVEDEGKIRSLVISSRYGGDVYKTYLYWYRGWLTESFLAADQPFVPGDGEKITQLSGFSVKQTGRLLTVSATPNGGKPISISVCPRSS; from the coding sequence TTGAACGGAACAAGGACACGATCGGTCCAGACGCTCTGCATCCTTTTGATTTTCACCCTGTTTGCCGCCGCCTCCCTTTTGCTGGTGCTGATCGGCGCGAACGTCTCCCGCGGCGTTTCGGCGCGCATGGATGAAAACGACTCCATCCGAACCTCGCTTTCCTATGTCGCAAACAAAGTGCGCACCGGCGACGAAACCGGGGAAATCGCGGTGGAGGACGAGGGAAAAATCAGGTCCCTCGTCATCTCGTCCCGCTATGGCGGAGACGTTTATAAAACCTATTTATATTGGTATCGCGGCTGGCTGACGGAATCGTTCCTTGCGGCGGATCAGCCCTTTGTTCCCGGGGATGGGGAAAAAATCACGCAGCTCTCCGGTTTTTCCGTGAAACAAACGGGCAGGCTGCTGACGGTTTCGGCGACCCCAAACGGAGGGAAACCGATTTCCATCTCCGTCTGCCCGCGTTCCTCCTGA
- a CDS encoding conserved exported protein of unknown function (Evidence 4 : Unknown function but conserved in other organisms), producing the protein MKRHSGINSFFLEMILVLLFLSVSCAAVLQLFSAAHATARRSAELNAAMVLAQSAAETIQSAETPADLDRLFQNGRKKQEGKASVYTADCGADGSPAGQNAAYRVETAVRTSDAAPGVMLEAEITVSSGDGSSRRELFTLNTKKYFPG; encoded by the coding sequence ATGAAACGTCATTCCGGAATCAATTCCTTTTTCCTTGAAATGATCCTCGTCCTTCTGTTCCTCTCCGTCTCCTGCGCCGCGGTGCTCCAGCTTTTTTCCGCCGCGCACGCCACGGCCCGGCGCAGCGCGGAGCTGAACGCCGCGATGGTGCTGGCCCAGTCCGCCGCGGAAACGATCCAGTCGGCGGAAACGCCGGCGGACCTCGACCGCCTGTTTCAGAACGGCCGCAAAAAGCAGGAGGGCAAAGCCAGCGTCTATACGGCGGACTGCGGCGCGGACGGGAGCCCCGCCGGCCAAAACGCGGCTTACCGGGTAGAAACGGCCGTGCGGACGAGCGACGCCGCGCCGGGCGTGATGCTCGAGGCGGAGATCACCGTTTCTTCCGGAGACGGAAGCTCCCGCAGAGAACTGTTTACCCTGAACACGAAAAAATACTTCCCCGGCTGA